A genomic region of Primulina huaijiensis isolate GDHJ02 unplaced genomic scaffold, ASM1229523v2 scaffold208296, whole genome shotgun sequence contains the following coding sequences:
- the LOC140966940 gene encoding HMG-Y-related protein A-like: MATEELGKPPSLPSYPQMITEALDAMQQGGANKSSITKFMESKYGEMPAGHANLLSDHLNRMKDNGELLLIKNNYIKAGPDAPPKRGRGRPSKPKDPLPEGVVPAPPRPRGRPRKDPNAPPVPKKPKLPPGPPSLSKSGKPRGRPRKVNPELMQNGVEA, encoded by the exons ATGGCAACCGAGGAGCTCGGCAAACCACCGTCGCTACCTTCATACCCGCAG ATGATTACGGAAGCATTGGATGCGATGCAACAAGGAGGAGCAAACAAATCATCTATAACGAAATTCATGGAGTCAAAATACGGAGAAATGCCAGCTGGGCATGCTAATTTGCTATCCGATCACCTGAACAGAATGAAAGACAATGGGGAGCTTCTACTGATCAAGAACAACTACATCAAGGCGGGCCCTGATGCCCCTCCCAAACGTGGTCGTGGCAGGCCTTCGAAGCCGAAAGATCCTTTACCCGAGGGTGTTGTCCCTGCTCCTCCTCGACCACGGGGCCGCCCAAGAAAAGATCCCAATGCACCTCCTGTCCCCAAGAAACCAAAGCTTCCACCAGGCCCACCAAGCCTTTCCAAGTCTGGAAAACCAAGGGGGCGACCGAGAAAGGTGAATCCAGAGCTGATGCAGAATGGTGTAGAGGCTTGA